Proteins co-encoded in one Elusimicrobiota bacterium genomic window:
- a CDS encoding PTS system mannose/fructose/sorbose family transporter subunit IID encodes MSLPVMTPRMKARIAGRLLLLQARWDPARMQGSGFAFALDPWLEACWAAEPAALSAARGRHLEYFNTHPVAAWLAAGVVCRQEAAAAALTGAAREAAIARLVTQKASLGASLAGLYDSFFWGGLRPASALAGILAAQGAYWLGLPHAPAWAAATALCVYNVPALAARAYGLQRGLAEGERAVIALTRLPVQSWIAGLRRATVGGAMASFAIAAGLLGVGDRLTAALTFAAGLVLTWRGVSPLAQLGFAGLGGMAAAAAGVRP; translated from the coding sequence ATGAGCCTGCCCGTCATGACGCCGCGGATGAAGGCTCGGATCGCCGGGCGGCTGCTGCTGCTCCAGGCGCGTTGGGACCCCGCGCGGATGCAGGGCTCCGGCTTCGCCTTCGCCCTCGACCCGTGGCTCGAAGCCTGTTGGGCGGCCGAGCCGGCGGCTCTATCCGCCGCCCGCGGGCGCCATCTGGAGTATTTCAACACGCATCCGGTCGCGGCGTGGCTGGCCGCGGGCGTCGTCTGCCGCCAGGAGGCCGCGGCGGCCGCGCTGACGGGCGCGGCGCGCGAGGCGGCGATCGCCCGGCTCGTGACGCAGAAGGCGTCGCTCGGCGCGTCGCTCGCCGGCCTGTACGACTCGTTCTTCTGGGGCGGCCTGCGCCCCGCGAGCGCCTTGGCGGGCATACTCGCCGCGCAGGGGGCCTACTGGCTCGGACTGCCTCACGCTCCGGCCTGGGCGGCGGCGACCGCGCTGTGCGTCTACAACGTCCCGGCCCTGGCCGCGCGGGCGTACGGCCTGCAGCGCGGGCTCGCCGAGGGCGAGCGCGCCGTGATCGCCCTCACCCGCCTTCCCGTCCAATCCTGGATCGCGGGCCTGCGCCGGGCGACGGTCGGCGGCGCCATGGCGTCGTTCGCGATCGCCGCGGGGCTCCTCGGCGTCGGCGACCGCCTCACGGCGGCGCTGACCTTCGCCGCGGGGCTCGTCCTCACCTGGCGCGGGGTGTCCCCTCTCGCCCAGCTCGGGTTCGCGGGCCTCGGCGGCATGGCCGCCGCGGCCGCGGGGGTCCGGCCGTGA
- the raiA gene encoding ribosome-associated translation inhibitor RaiA: MEIQLTAKQLKITPALREYVQQKMGKTQKYFDHIVWGQAFLFVEKRSHKAEMIVHAPGQTFRAIATAADLYSAIDLASDKIDAQLKKHKERIKSRHKPKTSDTMAEAVPPVEPSFAVSRQPVYPMTPEQASAAFDSSERVFLVYLDKDTDQVQVLYRREDESLGIIQPVRKLKR; this comes from the coding sequence ATGGAGATCCAACTGACGGCCAAGCAGCTCAAGATCACGCCCGCTCTGCGCGAGTACGTCCAGCAGAAAATGGGGAAGACCCAGAAATATTTCGACCATATCGTTTGGGGACAGGCTTTTCTCTTCGTGGAAAAGCGCTCTCATAAAGCGGAGATGATCGTGCACGCGCCGGGGCAGACGTTCCGCGCCATCGCGACGGCCGCGGACCTCTACTCGGCCATCGACCTCGCGTCCGACAAGATCGACGCGCAGCTCAAGAAGCACAAGGAGCGCATCAAGAGCCGCCACAAGCCGAAGACCTCCGACACGATGGCCGAGGCCGTGCCTCCCGTCGAGCCGTCCTTCGCGGTCTCGCGCCAGCCCGTCTATCCGATGACCCCCGAGCAGGCCTCGGCGGCGTTCGACTCGTCCGAGCGCGTGTTCCTCGTCTACCTCGACAAGGACACCGACCAGGTTCAGGTCCTCTACCGCCGCGAGGACGAGAGCCTCGGGATCATCCAGCCCGTCCGCAAGCTCAAGCGCTGA
- the ptsP gene encoding phosphoenolpyruvate--protein phosphotransferase, producing the protein MIVIKGIAASPGIAIGRAYVVEDEDIVVERVEIPRDKIKEEVRRFKVAQKATHRDLDSAEQKVLKVLGKHHAKLIDAHRLILKDSLITHDVPKRIQEEGVNAEFALSEALEQVNRQFERMEDEFFRERRHDLFDVGKRLLLHLMKRQKRSLADIDEECILISRNLLPSDTMGLKETKIIGFATDLGGKTSHTAILAQSLEITAVVGLSDVSRRVRTGDTVILDGEQGLVIINPGPETVAKYEKVQSRAEAEERSLETLKGQPAVTLDGRAFKLEANLDSPEELKNVVSLQVDGVGLFRTEYLFLNRTEPPSEEEQVKAYAAAVKALETREVIIRTADIGGDRLSMLGIEGPKNETNPFMGLRGVRLFLRHLDLFKTQLRAILRASLKGKVRVMIPMVSAVGEVLAARRLLEQARAELAAEGVVFKEELELGIMVEIPSTAILLDAFLPHVDFVSIGTNDLIQYTLAVDRINENVTHLYDPYHPAVITLLDSIVRAAHAKGKWVGVCGEMTSDPRAVPLLVGLGVDAMSVSPRMFLRVKQTIRGLKHESMKRLVAKAIACAESDEVRRLLEQNP; encoded by the coding sequence TTGATCGTTATCAAAGGGATAGCCGCCAGCCCCGGGATCGCGATCGGCCGCGCGTACGTGGTCGAGGACGAGGACATCGTCGTCGAGCGCGTGGAGATCCCGCGCGACAAGATCAAGGAGGAGGTCCGCCGCTTCAAGGTCGCGCAGAAGGCGACCCACCGCGACCTCGACTCCGCCGAGCAGAAGGTGCTCAAGGTCCTCGGCAAGCACCACGCCAAGCTCATCGACGCCCACCGCCTCATCCTGAAGGACTCGCTGATCACGCACGACGTGCCCAAGCGCATCCAGGAGGAGGGCGTCAACGCCGAGTTCGCGCTCTCCGAGGCCCTCGAGCAGGTCAACAGGCAATTCGAGCGCATGGAGGACGAGTTCTTCCGCGAGCGCCGCCACGACCTGTTCGACGTCGGCAAGCGCCTCCTCCTCCACCTGATGAAGCGCCAGAAGCGCTCGCTGGCGGACATCGACGAGGAGTGCATCCTCATCTCCCGCAACCTGCTGCCCTCCGACACGATGGGCCTCAAGGAGACGAAGATCATCGGCTTCGCCACCGACCTCGGCGGCAAGACGAGCCACACGGCCATCCTCGCCCAGAGCCTCGAGATCACCGCGGTCGTCGGCCTCTCCGACGTCAGCCGGCGGGTGCGCACGGGCGACACGGTCATCCTCGACGGCGAGCAGGGCCTCGTCATCATCAACCCCGGCCCCGAGACCGTCGCCAAGTACGAGAAGGTCCAATCGCGGGCCGAGGCCGAGGAGCGCTCTCTCGAGACGCTGAAGGGACAGCCCGCCGTCACGCTCGACGGCCGGGCGTTCAAGCTCGAGGCGAACCTCGACTCCCCCGAGGAGCTCAAGAACGTCGTCTCCCTGCAGGTCGACGGCGTCGGCCTCTTCCGCACCGAGTACCTCTTCCTCAACCGCACCGAGCCGCCCTCCGAGGAGGAGCAGGTCAAGGCGTACGCCGCCGCCGTCAAGGCGCTCGAGACCCGCGAGGTCATCATCCGCACGGCCGACATCGGCGGCGACCGCCTCTCCATGCTCGGCATCGAGGGGCCGAAGAACGAGACGAACCCGTTCATGGGCCTGCGCGGCGTCCGGCTCTTCCTGCGCCACCTCGACCTGTTCAAGACGCAGCTGCGCGCGATCCTGCGCGCCTCGCTCAAGGGCAAGGTCCGCGTGATGATCCCGATGGTCTCCGCCGTCGGCGAGGTCCTCGCCGCGCGGCGCCTGCTCGAGCAGGCGCGCGCCGAGCTCGCGGCGGAAGGCGTGGTCTTCAAGGAGGAGCTCGAGCTCGGCATCATGGTCGAGATCCCCTCGACGGCGATCCTTCTCGACGCGTTCCTGCCGCACGTGGACTTCGTCTCCATCGGCACGAACGACCTCATTCAATACACGCTGGCTGTCGACCGCATCAACGAGAACGTCACCCATCTCTACGACCCGTACCATCCCGCCGTCATCACCTTGCTCGACTCGATCGTGCGCGCGGCGCACGCCAAGGGCAAGTGGGTCGGCGTGTGCGGCGAGATGACCTCGGACCCGCGCGCGGTGCCGCTGCTCGTCGGGCTCGGCGTCGACGCGATGAGCGTCTCGCCGCGCATGTTCCTGCGCGTCAAGCAGACGATCCGCGGCCTCAAGCACGAGTCGATGAAGCGCCTCGTGGCGAAAGCGATCGCCTGCGCCGAGTCGGACGAAGTCCGGCGACTGCTCGAGCAGAACCCCTAG
- the dnaN gene encoding DNA polymerase III subunit beta, translated as MKINISKEELARGVQTIQSALSSRTTLPILLNFLLETEDEKVKVISTDLEMGVKHYIKAEIETDGSITIPAKKFADILHSLPESQDIELSVDAGGKISLKCGRSRFGIVGSPKSEYPVLPEFNKATSFEMPAGIVAGMIKKTIFAASSDETRHVLNGVFWAARKGVLEMVSTDGRRLAVCAKKIIPKDKEFSVIVPTKVLSELLRLVTLLEIEENDDQKILVAVTENQITFQLKDTTILSRLVGGAFPNYDQVIPTKREVVFTASTKDLLAVTKRASLCAVDRGGSVKYALKKGALHVTSSSQNNEFNEDLAVEYPGAEFSVAFNPQFVIDALKHVDTDTVSVAMTSPVNPALFEPAGGEGDYKFVVMPMRL; from the coding sequence ATGAAAATAAACATCAGCAAGGAAGAACTGGCGCGGGGAGTCCAGACCATCCAGTCCGCCCTGTCCAGCCGGACCACGCTCCCGATCCTCTTGAACTTCCTTTTGGAGACCGAAGACGAGAAGGTGAAGGTCATTTCGACCGACCTCGAGATGGGCGTCAAGCACTACATCAAGGCCGAGATCGAGACCGACGGCTCCATCACCATCCCAGCCAAGAAGTTCGCGGACATCCTCCACAGCCTCCCGGAATCCCAGGACATCGAACTCTCAGTGGACGCGGGCGGGAAGATATCCTTGAAGTGCGGGCGCTCGCGCTTCGGCATCGTGGGCTCCCCGAAGTCCGAATACCCCGTCCTGCCCGAATTCAACAAGGCCACGTCCTTCGAGATGCCCGCCGGGATCGTGGCCGGCATGATCAAGAAGACGATCTTCGCGGCCTCCTCCGACGAGACCCGCCACGTGCTCAACGGCGTCTTCTGGGCCGCGCGCAAGGGCGTCCTCGAGATGGTCTCCACCGACGGCCGCCGCCTCGCGGTGTGCGCGAAAAAGATCATCCCGAAGGACAAGGAGTTCTCGGTCATCGTGCCGACGAAGGTCCTTTCCGAGCTCCTCCGGCTCGTCACCTTGCTCGAGATCGAGGAGAACGACGACCAGAAGATCCTCGTGGCGGTGACGGAGAACCAGATCACGTTCCAGCTCAAGGACACGACCATCCTCTCCCGCCTCGTGGGAGGGGCGTTCCCCAACTACGATCAGGTCATCCCGACGAAGCGGGAGGTCGTCTTCACCGCCTCGACCAAGGACCTCCTCGCCGTGACCAAGCGCGCCTCGCTCTGCGCCGTCGACCGCGGAGGCTCCGTCAAATACGCTTTAAAGAAGGGGGCGCTGCACGTCACCTCCTCGAGCCAGAACAACGAGTTCAACGAGGATCTCGCGGTGGAGTACCCCGGCGCGGAGTTCTCCGTGGCCTTCAACCCTCAGTTCGTCATCGACGCCTTGAAGCACGTCGACACGGACACCGTGTCGGTGGCGATGACGAGCCCCGTCAACCCGGCCCTCTTCGAGCCGGCCGGCGGCGAGGGCGACTATAAGTTCGTCGTCATGCCGATGAGGCTGTGA
- the hprK gene encoding HPr(Ser) kinase/phosphatase — protein MHATELTVGELLKEQGERLRLELLSGEKSLGRRITVPDLNRPGLALSGFLDRFRAERVQIFGNGEQAYCQKADAKKLADALSAMLSVAELPCVIVTHNTPVPPALAQACKKHGVPLMRSAYDTTTLTGELSEALEARLAPATTMHGVLVDVYGLGVIIQGDSGIGKSECALELLKRGHILVADDAVQIQHRRGGYLRGSCPEPLKNHMEVRGLGVIDVKLLFGIGAILDRTRIELAIKLEAWTAGTAYDRTGLDAKKLSILDVEIPLIRIPVSPGRNLAVLIEVAALNQRLRSQGYFSAENFNQRLIERMKTKERG, from the coding sequence GTGCACGCGACGGAACTGACCGTCGGCGAACTCCTCAAGGAGCAGGGCGAGAGGCTTCGCCTCGAGCTCCTGTCGGGAGAGAAGTCCCTCGGCCGCCGGATCACGGTGCCGGACCTCAATCGCCCCGGACTCGCGCTGTCGGGGTTCCTCGACCGCTTCCGCGCGGAGCGCGTGCAGATCTTCGGCAACGGCGAGCAGGCCTACTGCCAAAAAGCCGACGCCAAGAAGCTGGCGGACGCCCTGTCGGCGATGCTCTCCGTGGCCGAGCTGCCGTGCGTGATCGTCACGCACAACACGCCGGTGCCGCCGGCGCTGGCGCAGGCGTGCAAGAAGCACGGCGTGCCGCTGATGCGCTCCGCCTACGACACGACGACCTTGACCGGCGAATTGTCGGAGGCACTCGAGGCGCGCCTGGCGCCGGCGACCACCATGCACGGCGTGCTCGTCGACGTCTACGGTCTCGGCGTCATCATCCAGGGCGACTCCGGGATCGGCAAGTCGGAGTGCGCGCTCGAGCTGCTCAAGCGCGGACACATCCTCGTGGCCGACGACGCGGTGCAGATCCAGCACCGCCGCGGCGGCTATTTGAGAGGATCCTGCCCCGAGCCCCTCAAGAACCACATGGAGGTGCGCGGCCTCGGCGTCATCGACGTCAAGCTCCTCTTCGGCATCGGCGCGATCCTCGACCGCACGCGCATCGAGCTCGCGATCAAGCTCGAGGCGTGGACCGCGGGCACGGCGTACGATCGGACCGGGCTCGACGCCAAGAAGCTCTCCATCCTCGACGTGGAGATCCCGCTCATCCGCATCCCCGTCAGCCCGGGCCGCAACCTCGCCGTGCTCATCGAGGTCGCCGCGCTCAACCAGCGCCTGCGCTCGCAGGGCTACTTCTCGGCGGAGAACTTCAACCAGCGCCTCATCGAGCGCATGAAGACCAAGGAGCGCGGATGA
- a CDS encoding PTS galactitol transporter subunit IIBC — translation MINFIVVTHGEFGAYLVEAAEGIVGRQAQGVRVVATSSRQSIEDIRRRIERALAELAGPDGVLVFTDMPGGTPNNVSFPLIRDEKNVEMISGVNLYMLVSAFSGRSQLPLPRLVEKVVADGQKSIKDIRAMFVAAVGTR, via the coding sequence GTGATCAATTTCATCGTCGTGACCCACGGGGAGTTCGGCGCGTACCTCGTCGAGGCCGCGGAAGGCATCGTCGGCCGCCAGGCCCAGGGCGTGCGCGTCGTGGCCACCTCCTCGCGCCAGTCGATCGAGGACATCCGGCGCCGCATCGAGCGCGCGCTGGCCGAGCTCGCCGGCCCGGACGGCGTGCTGGTGTTCACCGACATGCCGGGCGGCACGCCCAACAACGTGTCCTTCCCGCTGATCCGCGACGAGAAGAACGTCGAGATGATCAGCGGCGTCAACCTCTACATGCTCGTCTCCGCCTTCAGCGGCCGCTCTCAGCTGCCGCTGCCGCGCCTCGTCGAGAAGGTCGTCGCCGACGGGCAGAAGTCGATCAAGGACATCCGCGCGATGTTCGTCGCCGCGGTGGGGACCCGCTGA
- the lepA gene encoding elongation factor 4 — translation MSAPDRIRNFSIIAHIDHGKSTLADRLLEMTGTIARRDMQAQIMDSMELERERGITIKAKAVRMDYAAPDGQQWLLNLIDTPGHVDFTYEVSRALAACEGALLVVDATQGVQAQTLANATLAQAVGLRIIPVINKIDLPSSDVDGTLEQIFDVLKIVEDPVLISAKSGEGCQAVLDAVVREIPAPAGDPKAPLSALIFDSSYSTFRGVILLVRVVDGTMKKGMRVKFFSTGTEAIVEEVGFLKPKMVPADTLGAGEAGYLICGIKDIHTVRVGDTVMEKDRPLTAPLPGYKEAKPVVFAGIFPIDQTEYTALKYALDKLNLEDSSFNYMADSSQALGFGYRLGFLGLLHMDIVKERLTREFGLDLIVTAPNVIYRVQTYEGKWIVIDNPAKFPEHGFIKTIEEPYVLLTIVLPIEHQEPVLNLIKERRGVYVGIEYLSPTRMLIKYELPLAEMVVNFYDRLKSVSKGYATLDYQPIGDRESDMVKLEILIHAEPVDALSQIVHRDKAQDVARKLCEKLKELIDRQNFEVAIQGRVNGKIIARETIGAKRKDVIAKCYGGDITRKKKLLGKQKEGKKRAKLIGSVEVPQEAFLAVLKIDEDAG, via the coding sequence ATGAGCGCCCCCGACCGCATCCGAAATTTCTCCATCATCGCCCATATCGACCACGGCAAATCCACCTTGGCGGACCGCCTGCTCGAGATGACCGGCACCATCGCCCGCCGCGACATGCAGGCCCAGATCATGGACTCGATGGAGCTCGAGCGCGAGCGCGGCATCACGATCAAGGCCAAGGCCGTGCGCATGGACTACGCCGCGCCCGACGGCCAGCAGTGGCTGCTCAACCTCATCGACACGCCCGGCCACGTGGACTTCACCTACGAGGTCAGCCGCGCGCTCGCCGCCTGCGAGGGCGCACTGCTCGTCGTCGACGCCACGCAGGGCGTCCAGGCGCAGACCTTGGCCAACGCGACGCTCGCCCAAGCGGTCGGTCTGCGCATCATCCCGGTCATCAACAAGATCGACCTTCCGTCGTCCGACGTCGACGGGACCCTGGAGCAGATCTTCGACGTGCTCAAGATCGTGGAGGACCCCGTCCTGATCTCCGCGAAGAGCGGCGAGGGCTGCCAGGCGGTCCTCGACGCGGTCGTCCGGGAGATCCCCGCCCCGGCCGGAGACCCGAAGGCCCCGCTCTCCGCGCTGATCTTCGACTCCTCCTACTCCACCTTCCGCGGCGTGATCCTGCTCGTGCGCGTCGTCGACGGCACGATGAAGAAGGGCATGCGCGTGAAGTTCTTCTCCACCGGCACCGAGGCGATCGTCGAGGAGGTCGGCTTCCTCAAGCCCAAGATGGTCCCCGCCGACACGCTCGGCGCCGGCGAGGCCGGCTACCTGATCTGCGGCATCAAGGACATCCACACCGTGCGCGTCGGCGACACGGTCATGGAGAAGGACCGTCCGCTGACGGCTCCCCTGCCGGGCTATAAAGAAGCCAAGCCGGTCGTCTTCGCCGGCATCTTCCCGATCGACCAGACCGAGTACACGGCCCTCAAGTACGCCCTCGACAAGCTCAACCTGGAGGACTCGTCCTTCAACTACATGGCCGACTCCTCGCAGGCGCTCGGCTTCGGCTACCGCCTCGGCTTCCTCGGCCTGCTGCACATGGACATCGTCAAGGAGCGTCTCACCCGCGAGTTCGGCCTCGACCTGATCGTGACCGCGCCGAACGTCATCTATCGCGTGCAGACCTACGAAGGCAAGTGGATCGTCATCGACAACCCGGCCAAGTTCCCCGAGCACGGCTTCATCAAGACCATCGAGGAGCCCTACGTCCTGCTGACCATCGTGCTGCCCATCGAGCACCAGGAGCCGGTCCTCAACCTCATCAAGGAGCGCCGCGGCGTGTACGTCGGCATCGAGTACCTCTCGCCCACGCGCATGCTCATCAAGTACGAGCTGCCGCTTGCCGAGATGGTCGTCAACTTCTACGACCGCCTCAAGTCGGTCTCCAAGGGCTACGCGACGCTCGACTACCAGCCGATCGGCGACCGCGAGTCGGACATGGTCAAGCTCGAGATCCTCATCCACGCCGAGCCCGTCGACGCGCTCTCCCAGATCGTGCACCGCGACAAGGCGCAGGACGTCGCGCGCAAGCTCTGCGAGAAGCTCAAGGAGCTCATCGACCGCCAGAACTTCGAGGTGGCGATCCAGGGCCGCGTCAACGGCAAGATCATCGCGCGCGAGACGATCGGCGCCAAGCGCAAGGACGTCATCGCCAAGTGCTACGGCGGCGACATCACGCGCAAGAAGAAATTGCTGGGCAAGCAGAAGGAAGGAAAGAAGCGGGCCAAGCTGATCGGCTCCGTCGAGGTCCCCCAAGAGGCGTTCCTCGCGGTGCTCAAGATCGACGAGGACGCCGGCTAG
- a CDS encoding PTS sugar transporter subunit IIB — MGVTLLRVDDRLIHGQVVEGWVPFLNVDLVVVVSDAAAADEIQTALMKMALPASVGLLVLPVAEAAASLTSPRMAARSALVLVPGPAEALALVEKGLTVDRINVGGLHYTVGKVQLGRALFLDEKDRLALRALAAKGVRLEGRALPGDAEEDLTAALEGR; from the coding sequence ATGGGCGTCACCTTACTCCGCGTCGACGACCGCCTCATCCACGGCCAGGTGGTCGAGGGCTGGGTGCCCTTCCTCAATGTGGACCTCGTCGTCGTCGTCTCCGACGCCGCGGCCGCCGACGAGATCCAGACCGCGCTGATGAAGATGGCGCTTCCCGCGTCCGTCGGCCTTCTCGTCCTTCCGGTCGCCGAGGCGGCCGCCTCCTTGACGTCCCCGCGGATGGCCGCTCGATCGGCGCTGGTCCTCGTTCCCGGCCCCGCCGAGGCCCTGGCCCTCGTCGAGAAGGGCCTGACGGTCGACCGGATCAACGTCGGCGGCCTCCACTACACGGTCGGCAAGGTCCAGCTCGGCCGCGCCCTCTTCCTCGACGAGAAAGACCGGCTCGCGCTGCGCGCTCTCGCGGCGAAGGGCGTCCGCCTCGAAGGGCGCGCGCTTCCCGGCGACGCCGAGGAAGACTTGACCGCCGCGCTGGAGGGCCGATGA
- the rapZ gene encoding RNase adapter RapZ, translating to MKKAAPKKIFVITGVSGAGKSQALKVFEDFGWFCVDNLPIALLDEFAAFVQKSPAMTRVALGMDVREGKVLGALPPLLRRLKSQGLDVNVLFIDAADATVIHRFSETRHRHPLGGKIADAVKQERRLLAPIKGAADKVIDTTRLTLGELKEKISETLGLTLTREMTLQVVSFGYKHGMPIDADIVMDVRFLPNPHYLSALRKKTGLDEPVQKYILAQPVARRFLNDWHKLISTLLPHYVREGKSYLTIAIGCTGGRHRSVFCTRWLAQKLRATGHPVQEFHRDVTL from the coding sequence ATGAAGAAGGCCGCGCCGAAGAAGATCTTCGTCATCACCGGCGTTTCGGGCGCGGGCAAGAGCCAGGCGCTCAAGGTGTTCGAGGACTTCGGCTGGTTCTGCGTCGACAACCTCCCGATCGCGCTGCTCGACGAGTTCGCGGCCTTCGTGCAGAAGTCGCCGGCGATGACGCGCGTGGCGCTGGGCATGGACGTCCGCGAGGGCAAGGTCCTCGGCGCGCTGCCGCCGCTGCTGCGGCGCCTGAAGAGCCAGGGCCTCGACGTCAACGTCCTGTTCATCGACGCGGCGGACGCGACGGTCATCCACCGCTTCTCGGAGACGCGCCACCGCCACCCGCTCGGCGGCAAGATCGCCGACGCGGTCAAGCAGGAGCGCCGCCTCCTCGCCCCGATCAAGGGCGCGGCCGACAAGGTCATCGACACGACGCGCCTGACGCTCGGCGAGCTCAAGGAGAAGATCTCCGAGACGCTCGGCCTGACGCTCACCCGGGAGATGACCTTGCAGGTCGTCAGCTTCGGCTACAAGCACGGCATGCCGATCGACGCGGACATCGTCATGGACGTCCGCTTCCTGCCGAACCCGCATTACCTGTCCGCCCTGCGCAAGAAGACCGGCCTCGACGAGCCCGTGCAGAAATACATCCTGGCCCAGCCCGTGGCCCGCAGGTTCCTCAACGACTGGCATAAGCTCATCTCGACCTTGCTCCCGCACTACGTGCGCGAGGGGAAATCCTACCTGACGATCGCCATCGGCTGCACCGGCGGCCGCCACCGGAGCGTGTTCTGCACGCGCTGGCTCGCGCAGAAGCTCCGCGCGACCGGCCACCCGGTCCAGGAGTTCCACCGGGACGTCACGCTGTGA
- a CDS encoding HPr family phosphocarrier protein, translating into MMEKTMTIKNRMGLHARPAAMFVQEAGKFKSQIYVVKDGLQVNGKSVMGLMLLAAESGSKLTIKADGPDEAKAIEALEKLFERRFDET; encoded by the coding sequence GTGATGGAAAAAACCATGACGATCAAGAACCGCATGGGCCTGCACGCGAGGCCCGCGGCGATGTTCGTCCAGGAAGCGGGCAAGTTCAAGAGCCAGATCTACGTCGTCAAGGACGGCCTCCAGGTCAACGGCAAGAGCGTGATGGGCCTCATGCTTCTGGCCGCGGAGAGCGGCTCCAAGCTCACTATCAAGGCCGACGGCCCCGACGAGGCGAAAGCCATCGAGGCCCTGGAAAAACTTTTCGAGCGCCGGTTCGATGAGACTTAA
- the dnaA gene encoding chromosomal replication initiator protein DnaA, which yields MKIADGIELWNQTVERLRSEIGDENAELWLKPVSAISLEGGVLMLKVPNKFFSDGIKERYQKRLISLLRDLSGQEIGIDFRVERDLTRVLPPSDPVPEASPQSDFPLSELNPRYTFDSFVIGESNRLARATAESISKSPGTQYNPYVIYGGVGLGKTHIMHAIGNAIRRHHPRSRVLYTTSEQFVNEFIAAVQNNQIDAFRARYRSLDCLLIDDIQFLIAKDRSEQEFFHTFNALFDSRKQIVVSSDRSPKEMSPLEQRLVSRLEWGFVADIKPPDLETRIAILRKKAAHEGFTAPDDVILFIASSVKTNVRALEGCLIRLKAFQAMTGAPLSVDDARDILKDSIAVDDSSPVRVETIQRVVALKYSVDVKDLKGHQRTVSISMPRQVAMYLSCVMTELSSTDIGRAFGGKDHSTVLHARKKIEKKIEEDPFFLELINKLQADIKAAER from the coding sequence GTGAAAATAGCCGACGGAATCGAGCTCTGGAATCAGACCGTGGAGCGCCTGCGCTCGGAGATCGGCGATGAGAACGCCGAGCTCTGGCTCAAGCCGGTCTCGGCCATATCGCTCGAAGGCGGGGTCCTGATGCTCAAGGTCCCCAACAAGTTCTTCTCGGACGGCATCAAGGAGCGCTACCAGAAGCGGCTGATCTCGCTGCTGCGCGACCTCTCCGGCCAGGAGATCGGCATCGACTTCCGCGTCGAGCGGGACCTGACGCGCGTGCTTCCTCCCTCGGATCCCGTGCCCGAGGCCTCGCCCCAGTCCGACTTCCCCCTCTCCGAGCTCAACCCTCGCTACACCTTCGACTCCTTCGTCATCGGCGAGTCGAACCGCCTCGCGCGCGCGACCGCGGAGTCGATCTCGAAGAGCCCGGGCACGCAGTACAACCCGTACGTGATCTACGGCGGCGTCGGCCTGGGCAAGACCCACATCATGCACGCGATCGGCAACGCGATCAGGCGCCATCATCCGCGCTCCCGCGTCCTTTACACGACCAGCGAGCAGTTCGTCAACGAGTTCATCGCCGCCGTGCAGAACAACCAGATCGACGCCTTCCGCGCCCGCTACCGTTCGTTGGATTGTCTGCTCATCGACGACATCCAGTTCCTGATCGCCAAGGACCGCTCGGAGCAGGAGTTCTTCCACACCTTCAACGCCCTCTTCGACTCCCGCAAGCAGATCGTCGTCAGCTCGGACCGCTCTCCGAAGGAGATGTCGCCGCTCGAGCAGCGCCTGGTCTCCCGGCTCGAGTGGGGCTTCGTCGCCGACATCAAGCCGCCCGACCTCGAGACCCGCATCGCGATCCTGCGCAAGAAGGCCGCGCACGAGGGCTTCACCGCGCCCGACGACGTCATCCTCTTCATCGCCTCCTCGGTCAAGACCAACGTCCGGGCGCTCGAGGGCTGCCTGATCCGCCTGAAGGCCTTCCAGGCGATGACCGGCGCCCCCCTGTCCGTCGACGACGCCCGGGACATCCTGAAGGACTCGATCGCCGTCGACGACTCCTCCCCGGTGAGGGTCGAGACGATCCAGCGGGTCGTCGCGCTCAAGTATTCCGTGGACGTCAAGGACCTCAAGGGGCATCAGCGCACCGTGTCCATCTCGATGCCCCGCCAGGTCGCGATGTACCTGTCCTGCGTGATGACGGAGCTGTCCTCGACCGACATCGGCCGGGCCTTCGGCGGCAAGGACCACTCGACGGTGCTGCACGCGCGCAAGAAGATCGAGAAGAAGATCGAGGAGGACCCGTTCTTCCTCGAGCTGATCAACAAGCTGCAGGCGGACATCAAGGCGGCGGAAAGATGA